The Bacillus sp. Y1 genome has a window encoding:
- a CDS encoding SRPBCC family protein: MIQWKEEKVIPANIETVWSLFSDKNIKRIMPKVEEHILIEKSETEAGAKHRQTYREGKRLETYIVDTLIYEDREEEKKKQIQFVLGKAFEVTLTFTLIKVDESHTRLIYEGENKGVNFVGRAMLKLAGKKSNLDVVMEFLERVKAEAMK, from the coding sequence ATGATACAGTGGAAAGAAGAGAAAGTGATACCTGCCAATATCGAAACGGTATGGAGTCTATTTTCAGACAAAAACATCAAAAGAATCATGCCAAAAGTAGAAGAACATATCTTAATTGAAAAAAGTGAAACCGAAGCAGGAGCCAAGCATAGACAAACATATCGAGAGGGAAAAAGACTTGAAACTTATATAGTAGATACACTCATTTATGAAGACAGGGAAGAGGAAAAGAAAAAACAAATTCAGTTTGTCTTAGGAAAAGCCTTTGAAGTTACCCTTACTTTTACACTGATAAAGGTCGATGAGTCCCACACGAGATTGATTTACGAAGGGGAGAACAAAGGGGTCAACTTTGTTGGAAGAGCGATGCTGAAGCTTGCTGGGAAGAAGAGCAATCTTGATGTGGTGATGGAGTTTTTAGAACGGGTGAAGGCGGAGGCAATGAAATAA
- a CDS encoding MerR family transcriptional regulator, which yields MYKISDFAELTGLSKETLRYYAEVKLLEPAFIDPKNNYRYYDDGSIFLATLLTKLRKLGFTIQEMISVMEDESFANLEALLVQKKRNILQQINELQLQVEEID from the coding sequence ATGTATAAAATCAGTGATTTTGCGGAGTTAACAGGATTAAGCAAGGAAACGCTTCGTTATTATGCAGAGGTGAAGCTACTAGAGCCCGCTTTTATAGATCCAAAAAACAATTATCGTTACTATGATGATGGAAGTATCTTTTTAGCCACTCTATTAACAAAGCTTAGGAAATTAGGATTCACTATCCAAGAAATGATTTCCGTGATGGAGGACGAATCTTTCGCGAATCTAGAAGCACTTTTAGTTCAAAAGAAAAGAAATATACTGCAGCAAATTAACGAACTTCAGTTGCAAGTAGAAGAAATAGATTGA
- a CDS encoding YdeI/OmpD-associated family protein translates to MSIADKLKLDKYTNMAVINQPSDYDVFIGYPTQLTKDHDAIFIFIETLDEMVAHTQQIIKDQLLLEKGYLFFAYPKKGNKRYSTYVHRDDIFPAMSVGEDGYIGDSDIKFGRMVSMDDVFTVVGLKREKKKVKKTPAASQCVADYEDNITDVEALLADAPNELAFYQSLTPGYRKDWARYIFSAKQQQTRDKRRGEMVEVLSQGFKTMDLYKQQKK, encoded by the coding sequence ATGTCAATCGCCGATAAATTAAAACTAGATAAATACACAAATATGGCTGTTATTAATCAACCAAGTGATTATGATGTGTTTATAGGTTATCCTACACAATTAACTAAAGATCATGATGCGATTTTCATTTTTATCGAAACGCTGGACGAAATGGTCGCTCATACACAACAGATCATTAAGGATCAATTATTACTAGAAAAGGGATATCTTTTCTTCGCCTATCCGAAAAAGGGGAATAAACGATATAGTACCTATGTACATAGAGACGATATCTTTCCTGCGATGAGTGTAGGGGAGGACGGTTATATTGGAGACAGTGATATTAAATTTGGACGCATGGTTAGTATGGACGATGTGTTCACCGTCGTAGGATTAAAGCGTGAGAAAAAGAAGGTAAAAAAGACTCCTGCTGCCAGTCAATGTGTGGCTGATTATGAGGACAATATTACAGATGTGGAAGCATTATTAGCGGATGCACCAAACGAGCTTGCGTTTTACCAAAGCTTGACTCCGGGATATAGAAAAGACTGGGCAAGATACATTTTTTCTGCAAAACAGCAACAAACAAGAGACAAGCGCCGCGGGGAAATGGTCGAAGTCCTTTCACAAGGCTTTAAAACTATGGATTTGTATAAACAACAGAAGAAATAA